The following are encoded together in the Flavihumibacter fluvii genome:
- a CDS encoding DUF6786 family protein: MRVSTWVVLGGLSIAAACKSPETKMEKEADKTSLGTNSYGADLKFIQEHAPGAIELKTVDGSARVLLSADYQGRVMTSTATGDSGTSFGWLNYKLIADPEKKKQFNPIGGEERFWLGPEGGQYSIYFKGKDSFTMANWQVPPVIDTESFTLEKSTATAATFSKKTQLTNYSGTVFDLEILRTIQLLGKDDLSKRLQLEIPAGISMVGYETINSITNSGKADWTKEKGLLSIWLLGMFTPSPETVVIIPFSPGPDARSFITDNYFGAMPPERLQVKDSVLFFTCDGKHRSKIGLSPIIAKSLAAGFDFEKNVLTLVIPDVRKDAAYVNSKWELQKEPYKGDVINSYNDGPLADGTQMGPFFEIESSSPALELKKGQTGEYRQTTCHLTGDYIALKALVSQLLGVNLDDIKK, translated from the coding sequence ATGCGTGTAAGCACTTGGGTTGTACTAGGAGGATTATCCATCGCAGCTGCCTGCAAAAGTCCGGAAACTAAAATGGAAAAGGAAGCAGATAAAACCAGTTTAGGCACTAATTCTTATGGTGCGGACCTTAAATTTATCCAGGAACATGCACCCGGCGCCATCGAACTGAAAACCGTAGACGGTTCAGCCAGGGTACTGCTGTCGGCAGATTACCAGGGCAGGGTGATGACCAGCACGGCTACAGGGGATAGCGGTACCAGCTTCGGTTGGCTGAATTACAAACTGATCGCTGATCCGGAAAAAAAGAAACAATTCAATCCGATTGGTGGTGAAGAGCGTTTCTGGCTGGGACCAGAAGGCGGTCAATATTCCATTTATTTTAAAGGCAAGGATTCTTTTACAATGGCCAATTGGCAGGTTCCACCAGTTATTGATACGGAAAGTTTTACGCTGGAAAAATCCACTGCCACAGCAGCCACATTCTCCAAAAAAACGCAACTTACCAATTATAGCGGAACTGTTTTTGACCTGGAGATACTTCGCACCATTCAACTGTTGGGAAAAGATGATCTTTCGAAAAGGCTGCAGTTGGAAATTCCGGCAGGTATCAGTATGGTGGGTTATGAAACTATTAATAGTATCACCAATAGCGGAAAAGCGGACTGGACAAAAGAAAAGGGATTGTTATCCATTTGGCTGCTGGGTATGTTCACCCCATCTCCTGAAACCGTAGTAATCATTCCATTTAGTCCGGGCCCCGATGCCAGGTCTTTTATCACTGACAATTATTTTGGGGCCATGCCACCAGAGCGGCTGCAGGTAAAAGACAGTGTCCTTTTCTTTACTTGCGATGGCAAGCACCGCAGTAAGATCGGGCTGTCACCTATTATTGCGAAATCACTTGCGGCTGGATTTGATTTTGAGAAGAATGTACTCACGCTGGTCATACCAGATGTGCGCAAGGATGCCGCTTATGTAAACAGTAAATGGGAGCTGCAAAAAGAACCTTATAAAGGAGATGTGATCAATTCATATAACGATGGACCACTTGCCGATGGAACGCAAATGGGACCATTTTTCGAAATAGAATCTTCATCGCCTGCACTGGAATTGAAGAAAGGACAAACAGGGGAATACCGCCAGACAACCTGCCACCTGACTGGTGACTATATTGCTTTGAAAGCATTGGTCAGCCAGCTGCTTGGCGTAAACCTCGACGACATAAAAAAGTAA
- a CDS encoding UxaA family hydrolase encodes MAQKTLTIHPADNVAVALSPLPAGDRINGMAGDIILRDNIPAKHKFATKNIPAGSDISMYGVLVGKAVVDIPEGGLVTTKNIVHATQSFGLKERQTSWHKPDVSKWKNQTFMGYHRANDEVGTANHWLILPMVFCENKNVDALQEALVKALGYKLNKSKYENLAEKLAEQYKAGKSAEEILSGSIELEEINSVEKLFPNVDGIKILNHTLGCAGTKDDTIALCGLLAGYITHPNVAGATVLSLGCQNAQLAILEQEIHKRDPQFSKPLFLLEQQAIGNETDMLVQATKQTFAGLIQANQNKRAPAPLNKLILGLECGGSDGFSGISANPALGHVSDILVTLGGTVVLSEFPELCGVEQNLSDRCVDDATAERFMQLIRDYFTRAQAVGSGFDSNPSAGNIRDGLITDAMKSAGAAKKGGTSPITAVLDYPEKITKPGLNLLCTPGSDIESTTAEVGSGATLVLFTTGLGTPTGNPIAPVVKISSNTPLFLKMNDIVDIDTGTIITGKETVEAAGERIFETIIKMASGELPVKASAAGHDDFIPWKRGISL; translated from the coding sequence ATGGCACAAAAAACGCTAACGATTCATCCAGCAGATAATGTTGCAGTGGCATTATCTCCCTTGCCGGCAGGTGATCGTATAAACGGAATGGCAGGAGATATCATACTTCGTGACAATATCCCGGCTAAACATAAGTTTGCCACTAAAAATATTCCTGCCGGTTCCGACATCAGTATGTACGGTGTGCTGGTTGGAAAGGCAGTGGTGGATATTCCGGAGGGTGGCCTGGTTACTACAAAGAATATAGTTCATGCTACCCAGTCATTCGGATTAAAAGAGCGTCAAACCAGTTGGCATAAACCCGATGTTTCCAAATGGAAAAACCAGACGTTCATGGGTTATCATCGCGCCAATGACGAAGTAGGAACGGCGAATCATTGGCTGATTCTGCCCATGGTGTTCTGCGAAAACAAAAATGTGGATGCATTGCAGGAAGCATTGGTAAAAGCGCTCGGGTATAAACTCAATAAATCGAAATATGAAAACCTGGCTGAAAAGCTGGCGGAACAGTACAAGGCCGGAAAATCAGCTGAGGAAATATTAAGCGGTTCCATTGAACTGGAAGAGATTAATTCAGTTGAAAAACTCTTCCCCAATGTGGATGGTATTAAGATACTGAACCATACGCTCGGGTGTGCCGGAACCAAGGATGATACCATTGCCTTGTGCGGATTGCTGGCCGGTTACATTACCCATCCTAATGTAGCCGGTGCTACGGTGCTGAGCCTTGGCTGCCAGAATGCCCAACTCGCCATCCTGGAGCAGGAAATCCATAAGCGGGATCCCCAATTTTCCAAGCCATTATTTTTATTGGAGCAACAGGCCATCGGCAATGAAACGGATATGCTGGTGCAGGCGACGAAACAAACTTTTGCCGGTCTCATCCAGGCGAATCAAAATAAGCGTGCGCCGGCACCTCTCAATAAATTAATCCTCGGACTGGAATGCGGGGGATCGGATGGCTTTTCAGGAATATCGGCTAATCCCGCTTTGGGGCATGTTTCCGATATTTTGGTTACTCTAGGTGGAACAGTTGTCCTGTCTGAGTTTCCTGAATTATGTGGTGTTGAACAAAACCTGAGTGACCGTTGTGTGGATGATGCTACCGCAGAAAGATTCATGCAATTGATCCGTGATTATTTTACCAGGGCCCAGGCAGTTGGATCCGGTTTTGATTCAAACCCATCTGCCGGAAATATTCGGGACGGCCTGATCACCGATGCGATGAAAAGTGCCGGTGCTGCTAAAAAAGGGGGGACTTCACCCATCACCGCAGTGCTCGATTATCCGGAAAAGATTACGAAACCCGGACTGAATTTATTGTGTACCCCGGGAAGTGATATTGAATCAACTACGGCTGAAGTAGGATCAGGAGCGACCCTGGTATTATTCACGACCGGATTGGGTACCCCTACAGGAAACCCGATCGCACCAGTTGTTAAGATCAGCTCGAACACACCATTGTTCCTGAAGATGAATGATATTGTCGATATTGATACAGGCACTATTATCACCGGAAAAGAAACAGTTGAAGCGGCCGGTGAGCGTATATTTGAAACAATCATTAAAATGGCAAGTGGTGAATTGCCCGTAAAGGCCAGTGCTGCCGGACATGATGATTTTATTCCCTGGAAAAGAGGCATTTCTCTATAG
- a CDS encoding AraC family transcriptional regulator, with amino-acid sequence MKAILRKVDIGHNYSFSVREDIFPYLYNRWHYHPEIELTLIRKGTGIRLVGDSVEQFEDNDLVLIGSNLPHYWRSDAQYFEDESGLHVEAVAIHFKEDCWGKELLDMPEFFAVKKLLQDAKRGIVISGETKKALIPLMEEVLQARNAKRVILLLDMLQAISNCKEIKVLSSAGFSKTYDHSNTDRINDIYNYTFNNFQKEISIREIANAVNISHNSFCRYFKTRTTKTYWQFLLEVRIGYACKLLIDDKMSVARICYDCGFNNLSNFNRHFKNMVGMTPLKYSKTYLEVKHN; translated from the coding sequence ATGAAAGCGATTCTCCGTAAAGTTGACATTGGGCATAATTACTCTTTCAGCGTGAGGGAAGACATCTTTCCCTACCTCTATAACAGGTGGCATTACCATCCGGAAATTGAATTAACCCTTATCAGGAAAGGGACTGGTATCAGGCTCGTGGGCGATAGTGTGGAACAGTTTGAAGACAATGACCTTGTACTGATAGGATCTAACCTTCCTCATTACTGGCGGAGTGATGCCCAATATTTTGAAGATGAATCGGGCTTGCATGTTGAAGCTGTTGCAATACATTTCAAAGAAGATTGCTGGGGTAAGGAATTACTGGATATGCCCGAATTCTTTGCAGTGAAAAAATTACTGCAGGATGCAAAAAGGGGTATTGTTATTTCGGGCGAAACCAAAAAAGCACTGATTCCTTTAATGGAAGAAGTTTTACAGGCAAGGAATGCAAAAAGGGTGATCCTTTTGTTGGATATGCTGCAGGCCATCTCAAACTGCAAAGAAATCAAAGTACTTTCGAGTGCGGGCTTTTCAAAAACCTATGATCATTCCAATACAGATCGCATCAACGATATCTACAATTATACTTTCAATAATTTCCAGAAGGAAATCAGCATCAGGGAAATTGCCAACGCAGTAAATATCAGTCACAATTCATTCTGCCGGTATTTCAAAACACGTACCACTAAAACCTATTGGCAGTTCTTACTTGAAGTTCGAATAGGATATGCCTGCAAACTTTTAATTGACGACAAAATGAGTGTGGCCCGTATCTGTTACGACTGCGGTTTTAATAACCTGTCTAATTTCAACAGGCATTTTAAGAATATGGTAGGTATGACACCCTTGAAATACAGCAAGACCTACCTGGAAGTTAAGCATAATTAA
- a CDS encoding FKBP-type peptidyl-prolyl cis-trans isomerase, whose protein sequence is MKIEKNTVVLLRYTMRNSAGDLLEDKTNAPGFTYVHGSGNLFPALENEMTGLSVGDTKTFSIHDKLLHDVFHFEVFVDDIRVATPVELMKGFPEEPMSAVDCGPGCAC, encoded by the coding sequence ATGAAAATTGAAAAGAATACAGTTGTATTGCTCCGCTATACGATGCGCAATAGTGCCGGTGATCTATTGGAAGACAAAACGAATGCTCCCGGATTTACATATGTTCACGGCAGTGGTAACCTGTTCCCGGCTCTTGAAAATGAGATGACCGGATTATCAGTCGGGGATACAAAGACATTTTCAATACACGACAAACTATTACACGATGTATTTCACTTTGAAGTTTTTGTAGATGATATAAGGGTGGCAACTCCCGTGGAATTAATGAAGGGTTTTCCCGAGGAACCAATGTCAGCAGTTGATTGCGGGCCGGGTTGTGCTTGTTAA
- a CDS encoding GH116 family glycosyl hydrolase has protein sequence MGNKSGRRSFIKHLGMSGVGTVILPATTLLANESTNKQSDFREDEIPGQRVFNGSYTGAYLNRVAFPIGGLGAGMFCMEGTGAISHMSVRNRPEVFHEPSVFAAISIKGLRDGAKVLEGPVPDWKKFGRKDAGNGATGATTGLPRFHGASFQARFPFGQLDLQDKDLSLKVKVIGWSPFIPGDEDNSSLPVGAMEYHFINSGTSTLEAVFSFNAKNFLAVENGQNAVRSIQNGFVLSEKGIKEKPLRSDFAIYTDDNNTVVDHCWFRGGWWDPLTMAWNAVKNADLISNTPVEKDAPGASLYVPFSLLPGGKKVVRVMFAWYTPESDLAIGDMGTRKENCNPDSGCCNSPADIGLDKYDKDFNAPFYKPWYSSRFINVEEVADFWSRQYDTLYRKSTLFKDAFYSSSLPPVVMEAIAANLTILKSPTVLRQFDGRLWSFEGCSDDNGCCHGSCTHVWNYAQAIPHLFPALERSLRSTEFCESQDEKGHQNFRSALPIKPATHEFHAAADGQLGGIMKVYREWRISGDSLWMKKIYPMVQKSMDYCISTWDPHRKGIIEEPHHNTYDIEFWGPDGMHCSFYIGALDALIAMGAYLGKDMTTYKALAEKGRTFLEKDLYDGEYFIQKIQFTGLNAPSPAVAQSFGGEYSKEARILLEKEGPKYQYGKGCLSDGVLGAWIARMCGLNDPVDAVKVRSHLKAVHKYNLRKNLSEHANPQRPSFALGEEGGLLLCTWPKGGKLSLPFVYSDEVWTGIEHQVAAHLMLLGQVKEGIDILNASRNRYDGRIRNPFNEYECGHWYARALSSYGYFQALTGVRYDAVDKTLFIDSKIGDFTSFLSAEQGFGTVTVRQGKVSVKVAHGKIDINTIDLSGNKKTFKQV, from the coding sequence GGCATGTTTTGTATGGAAGGAACAGGCGCGATCTCCCATATGTCTGTCCGGAATCGGCCGGAAGTATTTCATGAACCATCGGTGTTTGCAGCGATCTCCATCAAGGGCCTGAGAGATGGTGCCAAGGTGTTGGAGGGACCAGTACCCGATTGGAAAAAATTTGGCCGCAAGGATGCGGGGAATGGGGCAACAGGTGCAACGACCGGATTGCCCAGGTTTCATGGCGCTTCATTCCAGGCAAGGTTTCCTTTTGGGCAACTCGACCTGCAGGATAAAGACCTGTCTTTAAAAGTGAAGGTAATTGGCTGGAGTCCATTTATTCCGGGAGATGAAGATAATTCAAGCCTTCCGGTAGGTGCTATGGAATATCATTTCATTAATTCAGGAACCTCAACGCTTGAAGCTGTTTTCTCTTTCAATGCAAAAAATTTTTTAGCGGTGGAGAATGGCCAGAATGCGGTGCGTTCAATACAGAATGGATTTGTCCTCTCTGAAAAAGGCATCAAAGAAAAACCATTGCGCAGTGATTTCGCTATATACACCGATGATAATAACACGGTTGTGGATCACTGTTGGTTCCGTGGCGGATGGTGGGATCCACTTACCATGGCCTGGAACGCTGTTAAAAATGCTGACCTCATCAGTAATACACCTGTTGAAAAAGATGCTCCCGGCGCTTCTTTATATGTTCCGTTTAGTCTGTTGCCTGGCGGCAAAAAAGTGGTCAGGGTGATGTTTGCCTGGTATACACCTGAATCTGACCTGGCCATTGGTGATATGGGTACCCGGAAAGAAAATTGTAATCCTGATTCAGGTTGCTGTAATTCGCCAGCTGATATCGGGCTGGATAAATACGATAAGGATTTTAATGCCCCTTTTTATAAGCCCTGGTATAGCAGCAGGTTTATTAATGTAGAAGAAGTTGCAGATTTCTGGAGCAGGCAGTATGATACATTGTATCGGAAGTCAACCCTTTTCAAAGATGCATTCTATTCTTCCAGCCTGCCTCCTGTAGTGATGGAAGCTATTGCCGCCAACCTTACCATCCTGAAATCGCCAACAGTCCTGCGCCAGTTTGATGGACGGCTCTGGAGTTTTGAAGGATGTTCAGATGATAATGGTTGCTGCCATGGTTCCTGTACACATGTTTGGAACTATGCGCAGGCGATCCCGCATTTGTTTCCTGCCCTTGAAAGAAGTTTGCGCAGCACCGAGTTTTGTGAAAGCCAGGACGAAAAGGGCCACCAGAATTTCAGGAGTGCATTACCCATAAAACCTGCGACCCATGAATTTCATGCAGCGGCTGATGGCCAGTTGGGTGGTATTATGAAAGTTTACCGGGAATGGCGGATCAGCGGGGATAGTCTGTGGATGAAGAAAATCTATCCCATGGTGCAAAAAAGCATGGACTATTGCATCAGCACCTGGGATCCGCACCGCAAGGGTATTATAGAAGAACCCCACCACAATACCTACGACATTGAATTTTGGGGACCAGATGGCATGCATTGCAGTTTTTATATCGGTGCACTGGACGCGCTTATTGCCATGGGCGCATATTTGGGAAAGGATATGACAACTTACAAAGCCCTGGCAGAAAAGGGCCGGACCTTTCTTGAAAAAGACTTGTATGATGGCGAGTATTTTATCCAGAAGATACAGTTTACCGGATTAAATGCACCGAGTCCGGCTGTTGCGCAATCCTTTGGTGGCGAATATTCTAAAGAAGCCCGGATCCTGCTGGAGAAAGAAGGTCCGAAATACCAGTATGGTAAGGGTTGCCTTTCCGATGGCGTATTGGGGGCCTGGATTGCGCGCATGTGCGGACTGAATGATCCCGTTGATGCCGTTAAAGTCAGGAGTCACCTGAAGGCAGTGCATAAATATAACCTTCGCAAGAACCTTAGTGAACATGCTAATCCACAGCGCCCATCATTTGCCTTGGGTGAAGAAGGGGGATTGCTGCTTTGCACCTGGCCTAAAGGCGGAAAACTTTCTTTGCCCTTTGTATATAGTGATGAAGTGTGGACGGGTATTGAGCACCAGGTGGCTGCACACCTGATGTTACTGGGGCAGGTTAAAGAAGGAATCGATATTTTAAACGCAAGCCGTAACAGGTATGATGGCCGGATCAGGAATCCATTCAACGAATATGAATGCGGACATTGGTATGCCAGGGCCTTATCTAGTTACGGTTATTTCCAGGCTTTGACCGGTGTTCGCTATGATGCCGTTGATAAAACATTATTTATTGATTCCAAAATCGGCGATTTTACTTCTTTCCTTTCTGCAGAACAGGGTTTTGGTACGGTAACGGTAAGGCAGGGAAAAGTATCCGTTAAAGTTGCACACGGAAAAATTGATATTAATACGATCGATCTGTCGGGTAATAAAAAAACATTTAAACAGGTATAA